The Papaver somniferum cultivar HN1 chromosome 3, ASM357369v1, whole genome shotgun sequence genome includes a region encoding these proteins:
- the LOC113358807 gene encoding uncharacterized protein LOC113358807 yields the protein MVSDRVFLVRFEREDEMHRELAVATRVFYGDLCCIKIWERTENLTTWSPSVKMFFITIHNLTQAQISSENLRRYIACMRDISSFSYLVRNANGSYSITVRASIRYKQRLCYSVFAENEMGYTNEIWFQFHHFQNNYCDYCKLIGHKFQNCEQQMFDQQQAEQQQSAADAIMAAMQQIDEQQHEPMVDQQLENP from the coding sequence ATGGTGAGTGACCGGGTGTTCTTAGTGAGGTTTGAAAGAGAAGATGAGATGCATAGAGAACTGGCAGTTGCAACCAGAGTTTTTTATGGTGACTTATGCTGCATCAAAATTTGGGAGAGAACTGAGAACTTAACTACTTGGAGTCCTTCAGTTAAAATGTTCTTCATCACTATTCACAACTTGACTCAAGCTCAGATAAGCAGTGAGAATCTGAGAAGATATATTGCCTGTATGAGAGATATTTCTTCCTTTTCATATCTTGTTAGAAATGCAAATGGAAGTTACTCAATCACTGTAAGGGCAAGCATCAGATACAAGCAGAGACTGTGCTACAGTGTATTTGCTGAAAATGAGATGGGTTATACTAATGAAATATGGTTTCAGTTTCACCACTTTCAAAATAACTATTGTGACTACTGCAAGTTGATTGGTCATAAGTTCCAGAACTGTGAGCAGCAAATGTTTGACCAACAACAGGCTGAACAACAACAATCAGCAGCTGATGCAATCATGGCAGCAATGCAACAAATTGATGAGCAGCAGCATGAACCTATGGTTGACCAGCAATTGGAGAATCCATAG